From a region of the Aquisalimonas asiatica genome:
- the rimK gene encoding 30S ribosomal protein S6--L-glutamate ligase, with protein sequence MNIVILSRNRKLYSTRRLVEAGEAREHTVRVVDPLRCYMNISSHKPEIHFKGEVLEMPDAVIPRIGASITFYGTAVVRQFEMMGVFPLNESVAISRSRDKLRSLQLLSRRGIGLPVTGFGYSPDDNQDLINLVGGAPLVVKLLEGTQGRGVVLAETNKAAESVIDAFRGLKAYFMTQEYIREANGADIRCFVVGDRVVGAMIRQAQEGEFRSNVHRGGSVRAIRITPEERSTAVRAAKIMGLNTAGVDIMRSNHGPVVLEVNSSPGLEGIERATGKDIATHVIQFLEKRGRKGKTGTRGKG encoded by the coding sequence ATGAACATCGTCATCCTCTCGCGCAACCGCAAGCTCTACTCCACCCGGCGCCTGGTCGAAGCCGGGGAAGCGCGCGAGCACACCGTGCGCGTTGTCGACCCGCTGCGCTGCTACATGAACATCAGCTCGCACAAGCCGGAGATCCACTTCAAGGGCGAGGTGCTGGAGATGCCGGACGCGGTCATCCCGCGCATCGGCGCCTCGATCACCTTCTACGGCACGGCGGTGGTGCGCCAGTTCGAGATGATGGGCGTGTTCCCGTTGAACGAATCCGTGGCCATCAGCCGCTCCCGGGACAAGCTGCGCTCCCTGCAGCTGCTCTCCCGGCGCGGCATCGGCCTGCCGGTGACCGGCTTCGGCTATTCACCGGACGACAACCAGGACCTGATCAACCTGGTGGGCGGTGCGCCGCTGGTGGTCAAGCTGCTGGAGGGCACACAGGGACGGGGCGTGGTGCTCGCCGAGACCAACAAGGCCGCCGAGAGCGTCATCGATGCCTTCCGCGGCCTGAAGGCGTACTTCATGACCCAGGAGTACATCCGCGAGGCCAACGGCGCCGACATCCGCTGCTTCGTGGTGGGCGACCGGGTGGTGGGCGCCATGATCCGCCAGGCCCAGGAGGGCGAGTTCCGCTCCAACGTGCACCGGGGCGGCTCGGTGCGGGCCATCCGCATCACGCCGGAAGAACGCTCCACCGCGGTGCGCGCGGCCAAGATCATGGGACTGAACACCGCCGGCGTGGACATCATGCGCTCCAACCACGGCCCGGTGGTGCTGGAGGTGAACTCCTCCCCCGGCCTCGAGGGGATCGAGCGGGCCACCGGCAAGGACATTGCCACCCACGTCATCCAGTTCCTGGAAAAACGCGGCCGCAAGGGCAAGACCGGCACCCGCGGCAAAGGGTGA
- the ettA gene encoding energy-dependent translational throttle protein EttA has translation MAQYIYTMNRVGKIVPPKREILKDISLSFFPGAKIGVLGLNGSGKSTLLKIMAGVETEFEGEARPQPGINIGYLPQEPQLDPAKDVRGNVEEGVAEIKNLLDEFNAVSAEMADPDADFEALMEKQGKLQDRIDAANAWDLERQLEQAADALRLPPWDADVTKISGGERRRVALCRLLLSAPDMLLLDEPTNHLDAESVAWLERFLDEFPGTVVAVTHDRYFLDNVAGWILELDRGRGIPWQGNYSSWLEQKEKRLEQEKKQQASHDRAVKAELEWVRTNPKGRQAKNKARLQRFDELQSKEFQKRNETQELYIPPGPRLGDKVIEFDGVSKAFEHELLYEDLTFNLPPGGIVGVIGPNGAGKTTLFRMINGQEKPDSGEIRIGDTVDLAYVDQSRDSLDDSKTVWEEISNGQDIIQVGSYEVNSRAYVGRFNFKGTEQQKRIGELSGGERNRVHLAKLLQSGGNVLLLDEPTNDLDVETLRALEEALLTFPGCAVVISHDRWFLDRISTHILAFEGDSQVAFVEGNYQDYEADRKKRLGDDAMTPHRIKYKRLA, from the coding sequence ATGGCGCAGTACATCTACACCATGAACCGGGTGGGCAAGATTGTTCCGCCCAAACGCGAAATCCTCAAGGATATCTCCCTGTCGTTCTTCCCGGGCGCCAAGATCGGCGTGCTCGGCCTGAACGGCTCGGGCAAGTCCACCCTGCTGAAGATCATGGCGGGCGTGGAGACGGAGTTCGAGGGCGAGGCACGGCCGCAGCCAGGCATCAACATCGGCTACCTGCCCCAGGAACCGCAGCTCGATCCGGCGAAGGACGTACGCGGCAATGTCGAGGAAGGCGTCGCCGAGATCAAGAACCTGCTGGACGAATTCAACGCCGTCTCCGCCGAGATGGCCGACCCCGACGCGGACTTCGAGGCCCTGATGGAAAAGCAGGGCAAACTGCAGGACCGCATCGACGCCGCCAACGCGTGGGACCTGGAGCGCCAGCTGGAACAGGCCGCCGACGCGTTGCGCCTGCCCCCCTGGGACGCCGATGTCACGAAGATCTCTGGCGGTGAACGCCGCCGCGTAGCCCTGTGCCGGCTGCTGCTCTCCGCGCCGGACATGCTGCTGCTGGACGAGCCCACCAACCACCTGGACGCCGAATCCGTGGCCTGGCTGGAGCGTTTCCTGGACGAGTTCCCGGGCACCGTGGTGGCGGTCACTCACGATCGCTACTTCCTGGACAACGTCGCCGGCTGGATCCTGGAGCTGGACCGCGGCCGGGGCATTCCCTGGCAGGGCAACTACTCCTCCTGGCTGGAGCAGAAGGAGAAGCGCCTGGAGCAGGAGAAGAAGCAGCAGGCCTCCCATGATCGCGCCGTCAAGGCGGAGCTCGAATGGGTGCGCACCAACCCCAAGGGTCGGCAGGCGAAGAACAAGGCGCGTCTGCAGCGCTTCGACGAGCTGCAGTCGAAGGAATTCCAGAAGCGCAACGAGACCCAGGAGCTCTACATTCCGCCGGGGCCACGCCTGGGTGACAAGGTCATCGAGTTCGACGGCGTCAGCAAGGCGTTCGAACACGAGCTGCTCTACGAGGACCTGACCTTCAACCTGCCCCCGGGCGGCATCGTCGGCGTCATCGGCCCCAACGGCGCCGGTAAAACGACGCTGTTCCGCATGATCAACGGCCAGGAAAAACCCGACTCCGGCGAGATCCGTATCGGCGATACCGTAGACCTGGCCTACGTGGACCAGTCCCGGGACAGCCTGGATGACAGCAAGACCGTGTGGGAGGAGATCTCCAACGGCCAGGACATCATCCAGGTGGGGAGCTACGAGGTGAACTCACGCGCCTACGTGGGGCGGTTCAACTTCAAGGGCACGGAGCAGCAGAAGCGCATCGGCGAACTCTCCGGCGGTGAGCGCAACCGCGTCCACCTGGCCAAGCTGCTGCAGAGTGGCGGCAACGTGCTGTTGCTGGACGAACCCACCAACGACCTGGATGTGGAAACCCTCCGCGCGCTGGAGGAAGCGCTGCTGACCTTCCCCGGCTGCGCCGTGGTGATCTCCCACGACCGCTGGTTCCTGGACCGGATCAGCACGCACATCCTCGCCTTCGAAGGTGACAGCCAGGTGGCGTTCGTGGAGGGCAACTACCAGGACTACGAAGCGGACCGCAAGAAGCGCCTGGGCGACGACGCCATGACACCCCACCGCATCAAGTACAAGCGGCTGGCGTAA
- a CDS encoding ATP-dependent zinc protease family protein, whose product MRKQTPNLMAGWREWAALPDLHIPAIKVKVDTGALSSALHAIHIEHFSEDGQARVRFEIHPFQRRSQPTIACTANLIGERLVTSSNGHRERRPVIRTRLMLAGQTWPIDLTLTNRDSMGFRMLLGRRAMRRRIVVNPSASFICGAPDGATPQTDPWSSAAR is encoded by the coding sequence ATGCGCAAACAGACCCCCAATCTGATGGCCGGCTGGCGGGAGTGGGCCGCCCTGCCGGATCTGCACATCCCCGCCATCAAGGTCAAAGTGGACACCGGCGCCCTCAGCTCCGCCCTGCACGCCATCCACATCGAGCATTTCTCGGAGGACGGGCAGGCGCGCGTGCGCTTCGAGATTCACCCGTTTCAGCGCCGCAGCCAGCCCACCATCGCGTGCACGGCGAATCTGATCGGGGAGCGCCTGGTCACCAGCTCGAACGGCCACCGGGAGCGCCGGCCGGTGATCCGCACCCGTCTCATGCTGGCCGGCCAGACCTGGCCCATCGATCTGACCTTGACCAACCGTGACAGCATGGGGTTTCGTATGCTGCTTGGCCGGCGGGCGATGCGCCGCCGGATCGTTGTCAATCCATCCGCCTCTTTCATCTGCGGGGCGCCCGACGGGGCGACACCGCAAACCGACCCATGGAGTAGCGCCGCTCGATGA